Proteins found in one Streptococcus anginosus subsp. whileyi MAS624 genomic segment:
- a CDS encoding LPXTG cell wall anchor domain-containing protein, giving the protein MTGRIIKKWMSLLLAATMLISMVSLNVSASEIDKTYKAYDASQHRKVISKNGATDSEWSLCMDHHKQSPGKTGEATGNYSKNENATGNTYTSNGGKGDFQKIKRMLFYKLKHPELNYTVLQNEYYYQQDNKTNKNYDTNYSNNPQLNKQKQELRTFAEDSSHDDEINSKMEVFIYKAKNPLMQNLISAKLKELPPPTPLEPAKTSLKVEKKWQGIDSKDAPEITVYLVKNGIKTDQSIKLNNGNNWKGEFKDLKVVDNIRDKKANIYTIVESGEKDGKVVLEGKEYKVTYAGGKVVNTKEVPPPSTPPTKVKFSKKALTENGEELKGATIRLTKEDGSLVKEWVTDGTVKEFELKDGKYTFTEISAPAKYQVATAITFEVKNGKAIVKGIEVTGNTIVMVDKLRELPPPPPSTPSTKVKFSKKALTENGEELKGATIRLTKEDGSLVKEWVTDGTVKEFELKDGKYTFTEISAPAKYQVATAITFEVKNGKAIVKGIEVTGNTIVMVDKLRELPPPPPSTPSTKVKFSKKALTENGEELKGATIRLTKEDGSLVKEWVTDGTVKEFELKDGKYTFTEISAPAKYQVATAITFEVKNGKAIVKGIEVTGNTIVMVDKLKELPPPNTNTNKTLPKTGEGTNISLYAWLMLTSGTLLVLIGYRRRNHAK; this is encoded by the coding sequence GTGACAGGAAGAATAATAAAAAAATGGATGAGCCTATTACTGGCGGCGACCATGCTTATAAGCATGGTTTCATTAAATGTGAGTGCAAGTGAAATTGATAAGACTTATAAGGCGTATGATGCTAGTCAACATAGAAAAGTTATAAGTAAAAATGGAGCAACAGATTCAGAATGGTCCTTATGTATGGATCATCATAAACAATCTCCAGGAAAAACCGGTGAAGCCACAGGGAATTATTCAAAAAACGAAAATGCTACGGGAAATACGTATACTAGTAACGGTGGGAAAGGAGATTTTCAGAAAATCAAAAGGATGCTATTTTATAAATTAAAACATCCTGAACTTAATTATACAGTCTTACAAAATGAATATTACTATCAGCAAGACAATAAAACAAATAAAAATTATGATACAAATTATAGTAACAATCCACAATTGAACAAGCAAAAACAAGAGTTAAGAACTTTTGCTGAGGATTCTTCTCATGATGATGAGATTAATAGCAAAATGGAAGTTTTTATTTATAAAGCAAAGAACCCATTGATGCAAAATTTAATTAGCGCGAAGTTAAAAGAACTTCCACCGCCCACCCCACTTGAACCTGCTAAGACAAGCCTAAAAGTAGAAAAAAAGTGGCAAGGAATTGATTCGAAGGACGCACCGGAGATAACAGTCTATCTTGTTAAGAATGGTATAAAGACAGATCAATCCATCAAGCTAAATAATGGTAATAACTGGAAAGGCGAGTTTAAAGATCTTAAGGTGGTAGATAATATTAGGGATAAGAAAGCCAATATTTATACTATTGTAGAATCTGGAGAAAAAGATGGTAAGGTAGTGCTTGAGGGAAAAGAATATAAGGTTACTTATGCAGGTGGAAAAGTTGTTAATACAAAAGAAGTGCCACCACCATCAACTCCACCAACAAAAGTTAAGTTTTCTAAGAAAGCATTAACAGAGAATGGAGAAGAACTAAAAGGAGCAACCATCAGATTGACGAAAGAAGATGGAAGCTTAGTCAAAGAATGGGTAACAGATGGAACGGTAAAAGAGTTTGAATTAAAAGACGGGAAGTACACCTTCACAGAAATATCGGCACCAGCTAAATACCAAGTAGCAACAGCAATAACATTTGAAGTAAAAAATGGAAAAGCGATAGTAAAAGGTATAGAGGTAACAGGAAATACGATAGTGATGGTAGATAAGCTGAGAGAACTACCGCCGCCACCACCATCAACGCCATCAACAAAAGTTAAGTTTTCTAAGAAAGCATTAACAGAGAATGGAGAAGAACTAAAAGGAGCAACCATCAGATTGACGAAAGAAGATGGAAGCTTAGTCAAAGAATGGGTAACAGATGGAACGGTAAAAGAGTTTGAATTAAAAGACGGGAAGTACACCTTCACAGAAATATCGGCACCAGCTAAATACCAAGTAGCAACAGCAATAACATTTGAAGTAAAAAATGGAAAAGCAATAGTGAAAGGTATAGAAGTAACAGGAAATACGATAGTGATGGTAGATAAGCTGAGAGAACTTCCGCCGCCACCACCATCAACGCCATCAACAAAAGTTAAGTTTTCTAAGAAAGCATTAACAGAGAATGGAGAAGAACTAAAAGGAGCAACCATCAGATTGACGAAAGAAGATGGAAGCTTAGTCAAAGAATGGGTAACAGATGGAACGGTAAAAGAGTTTGAATTAAAAGACGGGAAGTACACCTTCACAGAAATATCGGCACCAGCTAAATACCAAGTAGCAACAGCAATAACATTTGAAGTAAAAAATGGAAAAGCGATAGTGAAAGGTATAGAAGTAACAGGAAATACGATAGTGATGGTAGATAAGTTGAAAGAACTTCCACCACCAAATACAAACACTAACAAAACTTTGCCGAAAACTGGAGAAGGTACAAACATATCTCTATATGCATGGCTTATGTTAACATCAGGAACATTATTAGTGCTTATAGGATACAGACGCAGAAATCATGCGAAGTAG
- a CDS encoding recombinase family protein yields MSKEKIKVYLYTRVSTSIQIDGYSLEAQKTRMKAFALYNDYEIVGEYEDAGKSGKSIEGRAQFTRMMEDIKSGKDGVSFVLVFKLSRFARNAADVLSTLQTMQDFGVNLICVEDGIDSSKDAGKLMISVLSAVAEIERENIRVQTMEGRIQKAREGKWNGGFAPYGYKLVDGKLLINEEEAVAIRTIFEQYVNTTIGANGLSKYLENHGIRKIPRQNGKNPLFDAGLIRKILKNPVYKGKIAFGRRTLEKVHGTRNEYKQVEQDEYLIAEGIHEAIISDELWQAAQVKLKSQAKKYEHVNKGKDVRTHLLSGIVKCPICGVGMFGNKCIKKKKDGTKYKDFYYYGCKHRQMIRGHKCTFSKQIREELLDDAVAELIIKIVSNPKFASIMQEKINMKVDTSEIEKEIDNYQKELRKSHSIKFKLIEEIDNLNVDDKHYKRRKQDLDDRLYRMYDKIEELESLLIDAKAKKQAIEAEKLTGDNIYKVLIYFDKLYNVMNDVERRQLITALISEIQIYEEKQPNGQWLKSITFKLPIIDEDLNISLDNDKQVDESYPNDLHGNII; encoded by the coding sequence ATGTCAAAAGAGAAAATAAAAGTATACCTCTACACAAGAGTATCTACATCAATACAGATAGATGGCTATTCTTTAGAGGCGCAAAAAACAAGAATGAAGGCTTTCGCCCTTTATAATGATTATGAGATTGTTGGTGAATACGAAGATGCAGGTAAGTCTGGAAAATCTATAGAAGGTAGAGCTCAGTTTACTCGTATGATGGAAGATATAAAATCCGGAAAGGATGGAGTGTCTTTCGTTCTTGTATTTAAATTATCGAGATTTGCAAGAAATGCTGCTGATGTTTTATCAACTCTACAAACGATGCAAGATTTCGGAGTCAATTTGATTTGTGTTGAGGATGGGATTGATTCATCTAAAGATGCTGGTAAATTGATGATCTCTGTTTTGTCAGCAGTGGCTGAAATAGAAAGAGAAAACATTCGTGTCCAAACAATGGAAGGTCGTATTCAAAAGGCAAGAGAGGGAAAATGGAACGGAGGCTTTGCTCCGTATGGATATAAACTTGTCGATGGTAAGTTGTTGATCAATGAGGAAGAAGCAGTTGCAATAAGAACTATTTTTGAACAATATGTGAATACAACCATTGGAGCAAACGGACTTTCTAAATATTTAGAGAATCATGGAATAAGGAAAATTCCAAGACAGAATGGAAAAAATCCATTATTCGATGCGGGGCTTATAAGAAAGATATTAAAGAATCCTGTATATAAAGGAAAGATAGCTTTTGGAAGAAGAACTTTAGAAAAAGTTCATGGTACAAGAAATGAATATAAGCAAGTTGAACAAGATGAATATTTAATAGCTGAAGGTATTCATGAAGCTATAATTTCTGATGAGTTGTGGCAAGCTGCTCAGGTTAAGTTAAAATCTCAAGCAAAAAAATATGAGCATGTGAATAAGGGAAAAGATGTTAGAACCCATTTGTTATCAGGAATTGTAAAATGTCCGATATGTGGAGTGGGAATGTTTGGAAACAAGTGTATCAAGAAAAAGAAAGATGGAACAAAGTATAAAGATTTTTATTACTATGGCTGTAAACATAGGCAGATGATAAGAGGTCATAAGTGTACTTTCAGTAAGCAAATCAGAGAAGAATTGTTAGATGATGCAGTTGCTGAGTTAATTATAAAGATAGTAAGCAACCCAAAATTTGCTTCTATAATGCAAGAAAAAATCAACATGAAGGTGGATACCTCTGAAATAGAAAAAGAAATTGATAATTACCAAAAGGAATTAAGGAAAAGTCATTCGATAAAATTTAAGCTTATAGAAGAAATTGACAATTTGAATGTTGATGATAAACACTATAAGCGAAGAAAACAGGATTTAGACGATAGACTCTATCGTATGTATGACAAAATTGAAGAATTAGAATCATTGTTAATTGATGCGAAAGCAAAAAAACAAGCTATTGAAGCTGAAAAACTTACAGGAGATAATATATATAAAGTTCTGATTTATTTTGATAAACTCTACAATGTAATGAATGATGTAGAGCGTAGACAGTTAATTACAGCTTTGATTTCTGAAATTCAAATTTACGAAGAAAAGCAACCGAATGGACAGTGGCTAAAATCAATTACTTTTAAGCTTCCTATCATTGATGAAGATTTAAATATAAGTTTGGACAATGATAAGCAAGTTGATGAATCCTACCCCAACGACTTGCATGGCAACATCATTTGA